From one Candidatus Acididesulfobacter guangdongensis genomic stretch:
- the spoVG gene encoding septation regulator SpoVG, whose translation MQITEVNVFPVNEEKLKAYVAITFDNCFVVRDLKIINGKDGLFVAMPSKKRKDGIFKDIAHPLNNDTRNLIESAVLKAYNEKIAGSGSNNNDDDEDY comes from the coding sequence ATGCAGATTACCGAAGTTAATGTTTTTCCTGTTAATGAAGAGAAATTAAAAGCTTATGTAGCTATTACATTTGACAACTGCTTTGTAGTCAGAGACCTAAAAATTATAAACGGAAAAGACGGACTTTTTGTTGCAATGCCGAGTAAAAAAAGAAAAGACGGAATATTTAAAGATATAGCGCATCCATTAAATAACGACACGAGAAATTTAATAGAATCTGCCGTGTTAAAGGCATATAATGAAAAGATAGCAGGCAGCGGCAGTAATAATAATGACGATGACGAAGATTATTAA
- the ispE gene encoding 4-(cytidine 5'-diphospho)-2-C-methyl-D-erythritol kinase, which translates to MFNFYFDTRHISSAVYQFCIQIGNIIVEYLNYTYLAPAKVNFVLKIGEKNPANNLHYIFSIIRRVSVFDRITFKINEDGNKLKVIPGKTILKQLDKKELEEYADNLEKKLSDDDNLIIKASNLFFNKINLKNKYINAAVEKNIPMQAGLGGGSSDAAGMLNILNRIYNNPLNYDELNSIAVKLGSDVSFFLKEKDALVAGNGEIIIPIAEKSLKKYYIAVIVPKFGISTKAAYEAFDDLVLTKKINYYNILNLNFSSKLDILKNTNSANESDSINAENYCEAVKLKDLNDLSELGIGSEFENDFEDVILDMYPVLKDIKNFTIQQRTDKKAKAEAGMLSGSGSAMFGVFKTAKDASAYIADIENKTFSSQIKFKFLGETDFKEKLNQLKS; encoded by the coding sequence ATGTTTAATTTTTACTTTGATACTCGGCATATTTCCTCAGCCGTTTATCAGTTTTGCATCCAGATCGGTAACATCATTGTGGAGTATTTAAACTATACTTATTTGGCTCCCGCAAAGGTCAACTTTGTCTTAAAAATAGGCGAAAAAAATCCCGCAAATAATTTACACTATATTTTTTCAATAATCAGAAGGGTATCTGTTTTTGACAGAATAACATTCAAAATAAACGAAGACGGAAATAAGCTTAAGGTTATTCCTGGCAAAACTATCTTAAAGCAGTTAGATAAAAAAGAATTGGAAGAATATGCAGACAATCTTGAAAAGAAATTGTCGGACGATGATAATTTAATTATTAAAGCTTCTAATCTATTTTTTAATAAAATTAATTTAAAAAATAAATATATCAATGCCGCCGTCGAAAAAAATATTCCAATGCAGGCGGGCTTGGGAGGCGGTTCAAGCGATGCCGCAGGGATGCTTAATATTTTAAACAGAATATATAATAATCCTCTGAATTATGACGAATTAAACAGTATCGCTGTAAAATTGGGTTCCGATGTCAGCTTTTTTTTAAAGGAAAAAGATGCGCTTGTTGCTGGAAACGGCGAAATAATAATACCTATAGCAGAAAAATCGCTCAAAAAATATTACATAGCAGTGATTGTGCCGAAATTTGGAATATCGACTAAAGCAGCATATGAAGCCTTTGATGATTTGGTATTGACAAAAAAAATAAATTACTATAATATATTGAATTTGAACTTTAGTTCTAAACTTGACATATTAAAAAATACAAACAGCGCAAATGAATCCGACAGCATAAATGCGGAAAATTATTGCGAGGCAGTCAAGTTAAAGGATTTAAACGATTTAAGCGAGTTAGGCATTGGCTCGGAATTTGAAAATGATTTCGAAGACGTAATATTAGATATGTATCCAGTGCTGAAAGATATTAAAAATTTTACAATTCAACAGAGGACGGACAAAAAAGCAAAGGCGGAAGCCGGTATGCTGTCCGGCAGCGGATCGGCAATGTTTGGAGTATTCAAAACTGCAAAAGATGCGTCTGCATATATAGCCGATATTGAAAATAAAACATTCAGCAGTCAAATAAAGTTTAAATTTTTAGGAGAAACTGATTTTAAAGAAAAACTAAATCAATTGAAAAGTTAA
- a CDS encoding NADH-quinone oxidoreductase subunit N codes for MLDLAQIYNGYYLEKSLLSIMPEAVLIVFAFLILLAGLFNNSSKNSVNSYYLALIGIAFSFLYLFMLSDHTIKGFYGSIVFDKFDVFLFTAILLSGFLTILMSKNYFDTRNVLIPEYYSLVLFSVSAMMLLVSSINLIMIFLSIEFMSICAYILTGYLKGESRSTEAAMKYFVLGTFASAFLLFGSVFIYAATGHLSLYKIHNFMSRQNYKLLYHAYNVHTFLVIGLILLLVGLAFKMSLFPFHAWTPDSYDGAPTPVTNLMATGIKIAAFGVFIRVFTSIYNFNVFNFYNILWILAILTMTFGNFAALLQTDLKRLIAYSSIAQAGYILIGVIAGGYYGISGTLFYLLAYVFMTAGAFAIIIMFENLNLTSVDIKSYSGLGYKYPLAGAAFSFFLLSLAGIPVTAGFMGKFFVFSAAIKSGYYWLVVIALLNSAFAAYYYLKIIVKMYMSDNNNNGEQLNLPNGRNNIIINAVNTDNDLQSHASGGIVSKTALTETVLLKSTTSALIIAVIICLIFTLILGIFPQPFISFASRSVTSLWSI; via the coding sequence ATGCTTGATTTAGCGCAAATTTATAACGGGTACTATCTTGAGAAAAGTTTACTGAGTATAATGCCGGAAGCGGTGCTGATAGTTTTTGCTTTTTTGATTTTATTGGCAGGATTGTTTAATAACTCTTCTAAGAATAGCGTAAATTCTTATTATTTGGCTTTAATAGGTATTGCGTTTTCTTTTCTTTATCTTTTTATGCTGTCAGACCATACAATAAAGGGTTTTTACGGCTCAATCGTTTTTGATAAATTTGATGTATTTTTATTTACGGCTATATTATTATCCGGTTTTCTTACTATTTTAATGTCAAAAAATTATTTTGATACGCGCAATGTTTTAATACCCGAGTATTATAGTCTCGTTCTGTTTTCGGTTTCTGCGATGATGCTTTTAGTATCTTCGATTAACCTCATTATGATTTTTCTGTCAATTGAATTTATGTCTATATGCGCCTACATTTTAACCGGTTATTTAAAAGGTGAATCAAGAAGCACCGAAGCAGCAATGAAATACTTTGTGCTCGGCACTTTCGCCTCCGCTTTTTTATTGTTCGGTTCTGTTTTTATATATGCCGCGACAGGACATTTAAGTTTATATAAAATACATAATTTTATGTCTCGGCAAAATTATAAATTATTATACCATGCTTATAATGTGCATACTTTTTTGGTAATAGGATTGATTTTGCTGCTGGTGGGACTGGCATTTAAAATGTCTTTATTCCCATTTCACGCATGGACGCCGGACAGTTATGACGGAGCCCCGACGCCTGTTACCAATCTTATGGCGACAGGGATAAAAATTGCCGCTTTCGGTGTTTTTATTAGAGTTTTTACATCTATATATAATTTCAACGTGTTTAATTTCTATAATATTTTATGGATTTTAGCAATATTGACGATGACGTTCGGAAATTTTGCAGCTCTGCTGCAGACCGATTTAAAACGGCTCATAGCTTATTCGTCTATTGCTCAGGCAGGTTATATATTGATTGGCGTTATAGCGGGCGGATACTATGGGATATCAGGAACTTTATTCTATCTGCTGGCATATGTTTTTATGACGGCTGGAGCCTTTGCAATTATTATTATGTTTGAAAATTTAAATTTAACATCTGTTGACATAAAAAGCTATTCAGGTCTGGGATATAAATATCCGCTTGCAGGCGCCGCATTTTCTTTTTTTCTGCTGTCGCTTGCGGGAATACCCGTAACGGCGGGATTTATGGGAAAATTTTTTGTGTTTTCAGCCGCAATTAAATCCGGCTATTATTGGCTTGTTGTTATAGCGTTATTAAATAGCGCATTTGCGGCATATTACTATCTTAAAATAATTGTCAAGATGTATATGTCGGATAATAACAATAACGGCGAACAGTTAAATTTACCAAACGGCAGAAATAATATAATTATAAATGCCGTTAATACTGATAATGATTTGCAATCGCACGCATCCGGCGGCATCGTCAGTAAGACTGCATTAACGGAAACTGTTTTGCTGAAATCGACGACATCCGCTTTGATTATAGCCGTTATTATATGTTTAATTTTTACTTTGATACTCGGCATATTTCCTCAGCCGTTTATCAGTTTTGCATCCAGATCGGTAACATCATTGTGGAGTATTTAA
- a CDS encoding NADH-quinone oxidoreductase subunit M: MSIFLKYILSIIIFFPLLSALILVFVNKKAEGLLRNLATVLSLAEFVISLFLFIYFKSNTYEFQFIERFSWIREFGASYFLGIDGVSLFMILLTTLMTFVSLLSSYKYIKDHVKEFVILMLVLETFMLGTFASLDVLLFYLFWEFMLIPMYFIIGMWGSGRRIYSAVKFVLYTLAGSLIMLFGLITIFILHYNQTGDFTFNLLKLYNTNIPLTLQIVLFIAIFLGFAVKVPVFPFHTWLPDAHTEAPTAGSVILAGVLLKFGVYGFFRFAIPLMPEAALILTPVILVLAVISIIYGALVSIVQKDLKRLVAFSSVSHMGFIMLGLFAMTAVSVDGSVLQMINHGISTGALFLFVGMLYERRHTRLIADFGGLAKKAPIFAALFMIAVLSSVGLPGLNGFVGEFLILVGSFKQYTIFTVFAASGIIFAAVYLLWMFQRVMFQDITNQKNEDFKDMTLREIMTVLPLIFLMFFIGLYPDVFLSRINPTVVHFVNIIEHNKYAYNLIKAKMGLFNA; this comes from the coding sequence ATGAGTATTTTTTTAAAGTATATTTTATCGATAATAATTTTTTTTCCTCTGCTGTCCGCCCTTATATTGGTTTTCGTAAATAAAAAGGCGGAAGGGCTGTTGAGAAACCTTGCTACTGTTTTGTCATTAGCAGAATTTGTAATTTCTCTATTTTTATTTATATACTTTAAGTCAAATACTTATGAGTTTCAATTTATAGAAAGATTCAGCTGGATAAGGGAATTTGGAGCGTCTTATTTTCTCGGTATTGACGGTGTAAGTTTGTTTATGATACTGCTTACCACGCTTATGACGTTCGTTTCTTTATTATCAAGCTATAAATATATTAAAGACCACGTTAAAGAATTTGTTATTTTAATGCTTGTGCTGGAAACGTTTATGCTCGGAACATTTGCTTCGTTAGATGTTCTGCTGTTTTACCTGTTCTGGGAGTTTATGCTTATTCCTATGTATTTTATTATAGGTATGTGGGGCTCGGGAAGAAGAATCTATTCAGCCGTAAAATTTGTCTTATATACGTTAGCCGGTTCGCTGATAATGCTTTTTGGACTTATTACGATATTTATATTGCATTACAATCAAACAGGCGATTTTACATTTAATTTATTAAAGCTGTATAACACTAATATTCCCTTAACGCTGCAAATAGTCCTGTTTATAGCTATATTCTTAGGGTTTGCGGTTAAAGTACCTGTGTTTCCGTTTCATACATGGCTGCCTGATGCCCATACCGAAGCACCTACCGCAGGGAGCGTTATTTTGGCGGGCGTTTTGCTGAAGTTCGGCGTTTACGGTTTTTTCAGATTTGCAATTCCTTTAATGCCTGAGGCGGCGCTTATACTCACTCCCGTCATACTTGTTCTTGCGGTCATCAGCATAATATACGGGGCATTAGTTTCTATAGTGCAGAAAGATTTAAAAAGATTAGTCGCTTTTTCAAGCGTATCCCATATGGGTTTTATAATGCTCGGATTGTTTGCTATGACTGCGGTCAGCGTTGACGGGTCGGTTCTGCAGATGATAAATCACGGTATTTCTACGGGCGCACTTTTTCTTTTTGTAGGAATGCTTTACGAAAGACGCCATACAAGACTTATTGCAGATTTTGGCGGTTTAGCTAAAAAAGCTCCTATTTTTGCCGCCTTATTTATGATAGCTGTTTTGTCTTCGGTCGGACTGCCGGGATTAAACGGGTTCGTCGGTGAATTCTTAATTTTAGTCGGGTCGTTCAAACAATATACGATATTTACCGTATTTGCAGCAAGCGGTATTATTTTTGCCGCGGTTTATTTGTTATGGATGTTTCAAAGAGTTATGTTTCAGGATATAACAAATCAAAAAAATGAGGACTTTAAAGATATGACGCTTAGAGAGATAATGACCGTTTTGCCGCTAATTTTTTTAATGTTTTTCATAGGTTTATATCCGGATGTATTTTTAAGCAGAATAAATCCGACCGTTGTTCATTTTGTAAATATAATAGAACATAATAAATACGCTTATAATTTAATTAAAGCAAAAATGGGGTTGTTCAATGCTTGA
- a CDS encoding NADH-quinone oxidoreductase subunit L has protein sequence MNSKDLIVWLIPFFPLLGAILWGVFGKYFKNYSGYLGSVFIVISFILSTVIFFMVAYGHSFTSTLYPWIDASYFKINISTTIDRLSVIMLVMVTGISSLVHIYSIGYMKDDKGFARYFSYLNLFVFSMIMLIMANNFLLLYVFWEAVGFCSYILIGFWYEKKSASNAGKKAFIVNRIGDFGFALGVMLIFVNMGTLSYSSVFSGIHLLPPYLITTIALLLFAGAIGKSAQFPLHVWLPDAMEGPTPVSALIHAATMVTAGVYLIARCHIIFSYSPDASDVVLIIGGTTAFIAAFIAMTQFDIKRIIAYSTISQLGYMFMAVGIGSYAAGIFHLVSHAIFKGLLFLTAGSVMHGMSGELDLRKMGGLYSKMKKTAITFIVGGLALSGIPPFSGFFSKDAILAALFNKGDYFFWIIGELAAFMTAFYIFRLIFNVFFGESHVDKNLHVHESPNVMTIPLIILACFAAVFGFIGMPPFDHSIFYNFINRDFANSFNFSPAVNNYPWYLLSTVSVIAGLSGIYVAYVFYIKKSFDLEMLKKRFKTVYALSFNKLYIDEIYDFAIVRPMKNFSVFLWRVVDSFVIDGAVNGIAQWISVTSSKVRKVQNGMLMSYVFTLTVGVIALLAYYFVR, from the coding sequence ATGAATTCAAAAGATTTAATAGTTTGGCTGATTCCTTTTTTTCCGCTCCTCGGCGCAATCTTATGGGGAGTTTTCGGGAAATATTTTAAAAATTATTCGGGATATTTAGGAAGCGTATTCATCGTTATTTCATTTATACTTTCAACCGTAATTTTTTTTATGGTAGCTTACGGGCACAGTTTTACCTCTACTCTGTATCCCTGGATTGACGCTTCATATTTTAAAATTAATATATCCACTACTATTGACAGACTGTCTGTGATAATGCTGGTAATGGTAACCGGCATCAGCTCTTTAGTCCATATTTATTCAATTGGATATATGAAAGACGATAAAGGTTTTGCAAGATATTTTTCTTATTTGAATTTATTTGTATTTTCAATGATAATGCTGATAATGGCAAATAATTTTTTATTGCTGTATGTTTTCTGGGAAGCAGTCGGATTCTGTTCGTATATCCTAATCGGTTTCTGGTACGAAAAAAAATCTGCATCCAATGCCGGCAAAAAAGCTTTTATTGTGAATAGGATAGGCGATTTCGGGTTTGCTCTCGGAGTGATGCTTATATTTGTAAATATGGGTACGTTAAGCTACTCATCCGTTTTTTCCGGAATACATTTATTGCCGCCCTATCTTATTACAACTATTGCTTTATTGCTGTTTGCCGGAGCAATCGGTAAATCAGCGCAATTTCCTCTTCACGTCTGGCTGCCGGATGCTATGGAAGGTCCGACTCCGGTCAGCGCGCTTATTCATGCCGCAACTATGGTAACGGCGGGCGTATATCTTATAGCAAGATGCCATATTATATTTTCTTATTCTCCTGACGCTTCCGATGTCGTACTGATAATAGGAGGCACAACCGCTTTTATTGCAGCTTTTATTGCTATGACCCAGTTTGATATAAAACGAATAATCGCATACTCGACTATAAGTCAGCTGGGCTATATGTTCATGGCTGTCGGAATAGGTTCTTATGCCGCAGGCATATTTCATTTAGTATCGCACGCTATATTCAAAGGTCTTTTGTTTTTAACTGCAGGCAGCGTAATGCACGGAATGAGCGGCGAGCTTGATTTAAGAAAAATGGGCGGTTTATATTCAAAGATGAAGAAAACTGCTATTACTTTCATTGTCGGCGGTCTTGCCCTGTCCGGAATACCTCCTTTTTCAGGGTTTTTCAGCAAAGATGCGATACTTGCTGCTCTATTTAATAAAGGAGATTACTTCTTCTGGATTATAGGAGAACTCGCTGCATTTATGACCGCATTTTATATTTTCAGGCTTATTTTTAATGTTTTTTTCGGTGAATCCCATGTAGATAAAAATTTGCATGTTCATGAATCTCCGAACGTGATGACTATACCGCTGATAATATTGGCTTGCTTTGCAGCCGTGTTTGGTTTTATAGGCATGCCTCCGTTTGACCATTCTATATTTTATAACTTTATAAACAGAGATTTTGCGAATTCATTTAATTTTTCTCCGGCGGTAAATAATTATCCGTGGTATCTGCTGAGTACAGTTTCCGTTATCGCAGGTCTTAGCGGAATATATGTGGCATATGTTTTTTATATAAAAAAATCTTTTGATTTAGAAATGCTCAAGAAAAGATTTAAGACTGTATATGCTCTTTCATTCAATAAATTATATATTGACGAAATATACGATTTTGCTATTGTCAGACCTATGAAAAATTTTTCTGTTTTTTTATGGAGAGTGGTGGATTCATTTGTTATAGACGGCGCCGTGAACGGCATAGCGCAATGGATAAGCGTTACCTCGTCAAAAGTAAGAAAGGTGCAAAACGGAATGTTAATGAGCTACGTTTTTACGTTGACAGTCGGAGTCATAGCGCTGCTGGCTTATTATTTTGTAAGATGA
- the nuoK gene encoding NADH-quinone oxidoreductase subunit NuoK: MNVNVNDYLAVASIIFCIGALGVLIRKNLITIFLSLELMFNAANLGFVAVSEHLNLISGDIFVIFIMVVAAAEAAILLGIAIAFYREKGTIDIDKANELKM, encoded by the coding sequence ATGAACGTGAACGTAAATGATTATCTGGCGGTGGCTTCAATTATCTTTTGCATAGGCGCGTTAGGCGTTTTGATAAGGAAAAATCTTATAACAATTTTTCTGAGTTTAGAATTAATGTTTAACGCTGCAAATTTAGGCTTTGTTGCCGTTTCTGAGCATTTAAATTTAATAAGCGGCGATATTTTCGTTATATTTATTATGGTTGTAGCTGCTGCCGAAGCGGCAATTTTACTGGGGATTGCCATTGCTTTTTATAGGGAAAAAGGCACAATAGACATAGACAAAGCAAATGAATTAAAAATGTAA
- a CDS encoding NADH-quinone oxidoreductase subunit J translates to MVILVKNPLTSALYIILCFFALAGFYILLNMQFLAAMQILVYAGAIIVLIVLVIMLLNLAKAKDTIKDFHQMAVGIVAVLLLFAEVILYLNAAGESKPTGIYTNAVINKIGNTQIIGQFLFTKYVFPFEVASILLLVAVIGAYIFAKK, encoded by the coding sequence ATGGTGATATTGGTAAAAAATCCTTTAACATCTGCGCTGTACATTATATTATGTTTTTTTGCTCTGGCTGGATTTTATATTCTTCTGAATATGCAATTTCTGGCTGCCATGCAGATTTTAGTTTATGCAGGAGCAATAATAGTTCTTATAGTTTTAGTCATTATGCTGCTTAATCTGGCTAAGGCTAAAGATACTATTAAAGATTTTCACCAGATGGCTGTGGGCATCGTAGCCGTTTTGCTGCTATTTGCAGAGGTCATATTATATCTTAATGCTGCCGGCGAGAGTAAACCTACGGGTATTTATACTAATGCGGTAATTAATAAAATAGGAAATACGCAAATCATAGGTCAATTTTTATTTACCAAGTATGTTTTTCCGTTTGAGGTAGCTTCAATTTTACTGCTGGTTGCAGTTATAGGCGCTTATATTTTTGCTAAAAAATAA
- a CDS encoding NADH-quinone oxidoreductase subunit I: MDTKKEENSLILISKNFLIGLKTTMGTFFKKPVTFQYPKERLRLAENFRGFPKLNTNKDKSLRCVACMLCQTVCPSEAIKINSGFVDYGKEHELTERQKHNHSLDKIAPGVVNDGRRHPESFEIDLLRCICCGYCEEICPEEAISMSDKFEFGFYTRDEGIFGIDKLIKL, translated from the coding sequence ATGGATACTAAAAAAGAAGAAAATTCGCTAATATTAATATCGAAAAACTTTCTTATAGGATTGAAAACGACTATGGGGACTTTTTTTAAAAAACCCGTTACCTTTCAATATCCTAAAGAACGTCTGAGATTGGCAGAAAATTTCAGGGGATTTCCGAAACTCAATACCAATAAAGACAAATCGTTGAGATGCGTTGCATGTATGCTGTGCCAAACTGTTTGTCCTTCAGAAGCTATAAAAATAAATTCGGGCTTTGTAGATTATGGAAAAGAACATGAGCTTACGGAAAGACAGAAACATAACCATAGTTTGGATAAAATAGCCCCCGGCGTCGTTAATGACGGAAGAAGGCATCCGGAGTCATTTGAAATTGATTTGCTGAGGTGTATATGCTGCGGCTATTGCGAAGAGATTTGTCCGGAAGAAGCCATAAGTATGTCTGACAAGTTTGAGTTTGGATTTTATACAAGAGATGAAGGAATATTTGGAATAGATAAATTAATTAAGCTATAA
- the nuoH gene encoding NADH-quinone oxidoreductase subunit NuoH, with protein sequence MIFWLITTLIKILLVFGVLLLSAAYLTLLERKVAARIQNRLGPMEAGFHGMLQPIADGIKLFFKEDIIPADANRILFILAPIIVVIPALTTFAVIPFGAPITILGHVVPLQITNVNIGILFILALSSLGIYGVVIGGWASNSKYSLLGAIRTAAQMISYELSLALSIIGVIMIAGNLSLAQIVSSQAHMWFIVYQPVGFLIYLIASTAEMNRVPFDLGEAEGELVAGFHTEYSSMKFAFYFIGEYAQIVVNSAIITTLFLGGWEGPFLPSVLWFALKVFAVILIYIWFRWTYPRLRYDELMDLGWKILLPLALANIVVTGFIMILLGK encoded by the coding sequence ATGATATTCTGGTTAATAACAACATTGATAAAAATATTGCTTGTATTCGGAGTGCTGCTTCTGTCGGCAGCCTATCTGACGCTTTTAGAGCGCAAGGTAGCAGCCCGCATACAAAATAGGCTTGGACCGATGGAAGCAGGTTTCCACGGAATGCTGCAGCCTATAGCGGACGGTATAAAACTGTTCTTCAAAGAAGATATTATACCCGCCGACGCTAATAGAATATTATTTATTCTTGCGCCTATTATTGTTGTTATTCCTGCATTGACGACATTTGCGGTTATTCCTTTCGGAGCTCCGATAACAATATTGGGGCACGTTGTTCCTCTGCAGATTACAAACGTAAATATAGGCATATTGTTTATATTGGCGCTTTCGTCGCTGGGAATATACGGCGTGGTAATAGGAGGCTGGGCATCAAACAGCAAATATTCATTGCTGGGAGCCATAAGAACCGCTGCTCAGATGATAAGTTACGAACTGTCTCTCGCTCTTTCAATAATAGGCGTAATTATGATAGCGGGAAATTTGAGTCTGGCGCAGATTGTTTCATCGCAGGCGCATATGTGGTTTATAGTTTATCAGCCCGTCGGATTTTTAATTTATTTAATTGCTTCAACGGCTGAAATGAACAGGGTGCCGTTCGATCTTGGCGAGGCGGAAGGCGAGTTGGTTGCCGGTTTTCATACGGAATATTCAAGTATGAAATTTGCATTTTACTTTATAGGAGAATATGCGCAGATAGTAGTCAATTCTGCTATCATCACCACGCTTTTTCTTGGCGGATGGGAAGGACCGTTTCTTCCTTCGGTTTTATGGTTCGCATTAAAAGTTTTTGCCGTAATACTCATTTATATATGGTTCAGATGGACATATCCGAGGTTGAGATATGATGAACTTATGGATCTGGGATGGAAGATTCTGCTTCCTTTAGCGCTGGCAAATATTGTTGTTACCGGATTTATAATGATACTATTGGGAAAATAG